A stretch of Gemmobacter fulvus DNA encodes these proteins:
- the thyX gene encoding FAD-dependent thymidylate synthase, protein MPLTPDQKAEIEALRATPRPTLRAVSEGMEAHLYRAHEVLDHGFIRVIDYMGDDAAIVQAARVSYGAGTKHVQNDEGLIRYLMRHWHSTPFEMCEIKLHVKLPIFVARQWIRHRTANVNEYSARYSIMDREFYIPQPEHLAAQSTVNNQGRGAVLEGAEAARVLEMLKSDASRSYDNYEAMLSQDGQQGLARELARMNLPANIYTQWYWKVDLHNLFHFLRLRADPHAQYEIRVYAEAIAKVVADWLPIAFGAFEDYRMGGVTLSAKAIDVLKRRLAGEVVTQEQSGMSKGEWREFEGIWR, encoded by the coding sequence ATGCCGCTTACCCCCGACCAGAAAGCCGAGATCGAAGCCCTGCGGGCCACCCCGCGCCCGACGCTGCGCGCCGTGTCCGAAGGCATGGAGGCACATCTCTATCGCGCGCATGAGGTGCTGGATCACGGCTTTATCCGGGTGATCGACTATATGGGCGATGATGCCGCCATCGTGCAGGCCGCCCGGGTCAGCTATGGTGCCGGCACCAAACATGTTCAGAACGATGAAGGCCTGATCCGCTATCTGATGCGCCATTGGCACTCGACCCCGTTCGAGATGTGCGAAATCAAGCTGCACGTAAAATTGCCGATCTTCGTGGCCCGCCAGTGGATCCGCCACCGCACCGCCAATGTGAACGAATACTCTGCGCGTTATTCGATCATGGACCGCGAATTCTATATTCCGCAGCCCGAACATCTGGCCGCGCAATCGACGGTGAACAATCAGGGGCGGGGGGCCGTTCTGGAAGGCGCCGAGGCCGCCCGCGTGCTGGAAATGCTGAAATCCGACGCCAGCCGCAGCTATGACAATTACGAAGCGATGCTGAGCCAGGATGGCCAGCAGGGCCTTGCCCGCGAATTGGCGCGGATGAACCTGCCCGCCAATATCTATACCCAATGGTATTGGAAGGTGGATCTGCACAACCTGTTCCACTTCCTGCGCCTGCGCGCCGACCCCCACGCCCAATACGAAATCCGCGTCTATGCCGAAGCTATCGCCAAGGTCGTGGCCGACTGGCTGCCCATCGCCTTTGGCGCCTTCGAGGATTACCGCATGGGCGGCGTGACGCTGAGCGCAAAGGCAATCGACGTGCTGAAGCGCCGTCTGGCCGGGGAAGTGGTGACGCAGGAGCAATCCGGCATGAGCAAGGGCGAATGGCGGGAGTTTGAAGGGATTTGGCGATAG
- a CDS encoding thymidylate synthase produces the protein MDFRLAMTAALLLAACSGNPFVEGEGDGGGGGGEGETITVPENLAVNVKGAAYDADKEVLQLALSGIDTTPVLATYQRYKKLDVPGYKAFKAQEDPLDRMFVALAAESKDGSVRAVTAADGGQFTVAFGGGHYERDGKFDRPTIGKGPGAGQVTYAGRYGGVTNIDAPGNPDILPVPDGTDPVLLPSQPSRVKGDAFLNVNFADNLVNGVIYNRVLVDHKMSLDDVILVPTSIAEDGTFAGNVSEDIRNEDTTTVSGSYGGIFGGKDSAAVAGLVHLDSFDDNVDLEEEHGVFVLTQCGKPGDAKICDGVAPN, from the coding sequence ATGGATTTCAGGTTGGCAATGACGGCAGCGCTGCTGCTTGCGGCATGCAGCGGCAACCCCTTTGTCGAAGGCGAGGGGGATGGTGGCGGCGGCGGTGGCGAGGGTGAAACGATCACCGTGCCGGAAAATCTCGCGGTCAATGTCAAGGGCGCGGCCTATGACGCCGACAAAGAGGTGTTGCAGCTCGCCCTGTCGGGGATCGACACCACGCCGGTTCTGGCCACCTATCAGCGCTATAAGAAACTGGATGTGCCCGGCTACAAGGCCTTCAAGGCGCAGGAAGATCCGCTGGACCGGATGTTCGTGGCCCTGGCCGCCGAAAGCAAGGATGGCTCGGTGCGCGCGGTGACGGCGGCGGATGGCGGGCAGTTCACCGTTGCATTTGGTGGCGGCCATTACGAGCGGGACGGCAAGTTTGACCGCCCGACCATCGGCAAGGGGCCGGGCGCAGGCCAGGTGACCTATGCCGGACGGTATGGTGGTGTGACGAACATCGACGCGCCCGGCAACCCGGACATTCTTCCCGTGCCCGACGGCACCGATCCGGTCCTGCTGCCAAGCCAGCCCAGCCGGGTGAAGGGCGATGCCTTCCTCAACGTGAACTTCGCCGACAATCTGGTGAACGGGGTGATCTACAACCGGGTTCTGGTCGATCACAAGATGTCGCTGGACGACGTGATCCTTGTGCCCACCAGCATTGCCGAGGACGGCACCTTTGCCGGAAACGTATCCGAGGATATCCGCAACGAGGATACCACCACGGTCAGCGGCAGCTATGGCGGCATCTTCGGCGGCAAGGATTCGGCGGCGGTTGCGGGTCTTGTCCATCTCGACAGCTTTGATGACAACGTCGATCTTGAAGAAGAGCATGGCGTCTTTGTGCTGACGCAATGCGGCAAACCGGGTGATGCCAAGATCTGCGATGGCGTGGCACCGAACTGA